Proteins encoded within one genomic window of Gadus macrocephalus chromosome 16, ASM3116895v1:
- the siae gene encoding sialate O-acetylesterase, with amino-acid sequence MRDMHHWISSLISIWCCALPALSSSLCKCEGTLRYASYYGDHMVLQKAPERAVVWGFGPEGVQVNVTLLGPWPQNAPPVNVTEGKWKVTLDPVEAGGPYTVIASMDQLSVNLTDVLFGEVWLCSGQSNMCFETEKVFNAEAELQLTSQYPRVRVFMAGMRQSDQELDDLAAVQQIWSVPTIESVKGFSALCWMFGRLLYADLSTPVGLVQSCWGGTVVETWSSTRALQQCGLEHDIVPRHGSENRNSQLWNAMIHPFLKMTLKGAIWYQGESNTVVNKEVYNCSFPAMIDDWRSSFHEASGGQTALNFPFGFVQLAPGVCRALGLNFNNFASTIRWHQTADTGTAPNPRMKETFMAVAMDLPDNSSPYHPIHPRDKLTVANRLTLGARAVAYGEKDVPFLGPYPQKITFINNSLIITYDQAITVRNGGGFEICCPEVEANCSLESPWKPAPMVNWSSYSVQVSSAACPSSHEVAAVRYAWMDRPCNYKACPVYCSAGSLPAPPFTTTNSVLLGTQAPNFWDRSGEM; translated from the exons ATGAGGGACATGCATCATTGGATAAGCTCTCTGATATCTATATGGTGCTGTGCATTGCCTGCACTTTCTTCATCTCTTTGCAAATGTG AGGGGACCCTGCGCTATGCCTCCTACTATGGAGACCATATGGTGCTGCAGAAGGCTCCGGAGAGAGCCGTCGTGTGGGGCTTTGGACCTGAAGGAGTGCAGGTCAATGTCACTCTGTTGGGGCCTTGGCCACAGAATGCACCACCGGTGAATGTCACAGAAG GCAAATGGAAAGTGACCCTGGACCCTGTTGAGGCTGGAGGTCCTTACACGGTGATCGCCTCCATGGACCAACTCTCAGTCAACCTGACTGATGTGCTTTTTGGAGAGGTGTGGCTCTGTTCAGGGCAAAGCAACATGTGTTTCGAAACGGAGAAG gtttttaatgcCGAAGCTGAGCTACAGCTCACCTCACAGTACCCCAGGGTTCGTGTGTTCATGGCAGGAATGCGACAGAGTGATCAAGAGCTGGATGATCTGGCTGCAGTGCAACAGATATGGTCTGTGCCCACCATAG AGTCTGTGAAGGGATTTTCCGCCCTGTGCTGGATGTTTGGACGGCTCCTGTATGCCGACCTGAGTACGCCTGTAGGCCTGGTGCAGTCGTGTTGGGGGGGCACGGTGGTGGAGACCTGGTCCTCAACAAGAGCCCTGCAGCAGTGTGGCCTGGAGCATGACAT CGTTCCAAGGCACGGAAGTGAGAATAGAAATTCTCAGCTGTGGAATGCGATGATTCACCCATTTCTTAAAATGACTCTCAAAGGAGCAATCTGGTATCAAG GAGAGTCCAATACCGTCGTCAATAAGGAGGTGTACAATTGTTCCTTCCCTGCCATGATCGATGACTGGAGGTCATCGTTCCATGAGGCGTCAGGTGGACAAACAGCGTTAAACTTTCCCTTTGGTTTTGTTCAA CTAGCTCCTGGCGTCTGTCGGGCTCTTGGCTTAAACTTTAATAACTTTGCTAGCACCATCCGGTGGCACCAGACAGCTGATACTGGCACAGCTCCCAACCCAAGGATGAAGGAAACTTTCATGGCTGTGGCCATGGATCTTCCAGATAACAGTTCACCCTACCATCC CATCCATCCACGAGACAAGTTAACAGTGGCAAACAGACTGACTTTGGGGGCCAGGGCCGTAGCATATGGGGAGAAAGATGTGCCCTTCCTTGGGCCATACCCGCAAAAGATTACCTTCATTAATAATTCCCTCATCATCACCTATGACCAAGCCATCACTGTCCGGAATGGAGGAGGCTTTGAG ATTTGTTGCCCAGAGGTGGAGGCCAATTGCAGTCTTGAGTCTCCCTGGAAACCGGCTCCCATGGTGAACTGGAGCTCCTACAGCGTGCAGGTGTCGAGCGCTGCGTGTCCGTCCAGCCATGAGGTAGCTGCCGTCCGCTACGCATGGATGGACCGCCCTTGTAATTACAAAGCCTGTCCGGTCTATTGCTCCGCGGGGAGTCTACCGGCTCCTCCGTTCACTACCACAAACTCTGTACTCCTAGGAACGCAAGCTCCCAACTTCTGGGATCGTAGCGGGGAAATGTGA